A stretch of the Lepidochelys kempii isolate rLepKem1 chromosome 15, rLepKem1.hap2, whole genome shotgun sequence genome encodes the following:
- the MTMR3 gene encoding phosphatidylinositol-3,5-bisphosphate 3-phosphatase MTMR3 isoform X8, producing the protein MGFDMNNSWRISNINEKYKLCGSYPQELIVPAWITDKELESVASFRSWKRIPAVVYRHQCNGAVISRCGQPEVSWWGWRNADDEHLVQSVAKACASDSRSKSSKLMNGNCSRDFSNGGDLSDVEFDSSISNASGAESLAIQPQKLLILDARSYAAAVANRAKGGGCECPEYYPNCEVVFMGMANIHSIRKSFQSLRLLCTQMPDPGNWLSALESTKWLQHLSVLLKSALLVVHAVDRDQRPVLVHCSDGWDRTPQIVALSKLLLDPYYRTIEGFQVLVEMEWLDFGHKFADRCGHGENSDDLNERCPVFLQWLDCVHQLQRQFPCSFEFNEAFLVKLVQHTYSCLFGTFLCNNAKERGEKHTQERTCSVWSLLRAANKAFKNLLYSSQSETVLYPVCHVRNLMLWSAVYLPCSSPSTPADDTCAPYPVPGSSPEDQSLGRLPKTRSFDNLTMACDSNVPSTNRRSSDPSLNEKWQEHRRSLELSSLGNPGDDPFDEDSLSKQGRALVGAELSVAAGVAEGQMENILQEATKEDVGLEELLRGTLETTGKEDVDEVILGKENRAENLDGYIDGLCEKTEMDTDTLINNPVSNPHPVSQGSSELKGQQEEPMDFSNGIQKLPQMKGLQTVPLESTVNSDIQKNVEEGVSRLHIEAESPYSTPESSPPLPITIQHEAKTSNMESSTETLTEIGAKQELIPKGPCHGPCLMDNNAEELFQTTENRPEGENMIELHRVGTKVNRTSNSSNTHSSMPSPCALPLAECKDEIVCNGELETENMVTEKPAAFSITQKNPAANGHCVNGEDDRVKASLRRQVSTASCSSAQFHLRNLHHKWVHGHSGRQQTVSSPDQPTRSHLDDDGMPVYTDVIQQRLRQIETGHQQEVEILKKQVQELRSRLESQYLNSSLRFSGDYGDEVTSIPDSESNLDQNCLSRCSTEIFSEASWEQVDKQDTEVTRWLPDHLAAHCYGCDSTFWLASRKHHCRDTERVDQTWNCGNVFCSSCCNQKVPVPSQQLFEPSRVCKSCYSSLHPSSSSLDLELDKPIAASSN; encoded by the exons GCACCAGTGTAATGGGGCAGTAATTTCCCGTTGTGGACAGCCCGAGGTCAGCTGGTGGGGTTGGAGAAATGCAGATGACGAACATCTTGTCCAGTCAGTGGCCAAAGCATGTGCCTCAGACTCTAGGTCCAAAAGCAGCAAATTAATGAATGGAAACTGTTCCAGAGACTTCTCCAATGGAGGGGACCTCTCCGATGTGGAATTTG ATTCCTCAATTTCTAATGCTTCAGGAGCAGAAAGTTTGGCCATCCAGCCTCAGAAGCTTTTAATCTTGGATGCACGTTCTTATGCAGCTGCTGTGGCTAACAGGGCCAAAGGTGGAGGCTGTGAGTGCCCAG AGTATTATCCAAATTGTGAAGTGGTGTTCATGGGGATGGCAAACATCCATTCTATCCGGAAGAGCTTTCAGTCGCTGCGCTTGCTCTGCACACAGATGCCAGACCCAGGAAA TTGGTTATCAGCACTGGAAAGTACCAAATGGCTGCAGCACTTGTCTGTGCTTCTGAAATCTGCACTATTGGTAGTGCACGCAGTAGACAGAGACCAGCGACCAGTCTTGGTGCACTGCTCGGATGGCTGGGACCGAACCCCACAGATAGTGGCACTGTCCAAACTGCTGCTAGATCCGTATTACAGGACCATAGAG GGTTTCCAGGTGCTAGTGGAGATGGAATGGCTGGATTTTGGCCACAAGTTTGCAGATCGCTGTGGCCATGGTGAGAATTCGGATGACCTAAATGAGCGCTGCCCAGTATTTTTGCAGTGGTTGGACTGCGTCCATCAGCTCCAGAGGCAGTTTCCCTGCTCTTTCGAGTTTAACGAAGCATTCCTT GTCAAATTGGTGCAGCACACCTACTCTTGCCTCTTTGGTACATTCCTGTGCAACAATGCGAAGGAGCGAGGGGAAAAACATACTCAAGAAAGGACGTGTTCTGTCTGGTCTCTGCTGCGGGCAGCAAACAAAGCCTTCAAAAACCTGCTTTACTCCTCCCAATCAGAAACT GTGCTGTATCCCGTGTGTCATGTCCGTAATTTAATGCTCTGGAGTGCTGTTTACCTGCCAtgttcttccccctccacccctgcgGATGACACCTGTGCCCCTTACCCAgttccaggctccagccctgaagATCAGTCTCTGGGCAG GCTACCAAAGACAAGATCGTTTGACAATCTGACAATGGCCTGCGACAGCAACGTGCCTTCAACTAACCGACGTAGTAGTGATCCCAGCCTAAATGAAAAGTGGCAAGAGCACCGTAGGTCCTTGGAGCTGAGCAGCCTTGGCAACCCAGGGGATGATCCATTTGATGAGGACAGCCTGAGCAAACAAGGCAGGGCTCTTGTTGGAGCAGAGCTTTCAGTTGCAGCGGGCGTGGCAGAGGGACAGATGGAGAACATTTTGCAGGAGGCCACCAAAGAGGATGTTGGTCTGGAGGAGCTCTTGAGGGGTACCCTAGAGACAACAGGCAAAGAGGATGTGGATGAGGTTATCCTGGGTAAGGAGAACAGAGCTGAAAATCTTGATGGGTATATTGATGGCCTCTGTGAAAAGACTGAGATGGATACAGATACGTTAATAAACAATCCAGTGTCCAATCCACATCCAGTTTCACAAGGTTCTTCTGAGCTTAAAGGACAACAGGAGGAGCCTATGGATTTCAGTAACGGTATCCAGAAGTTACCTCAGATGAAAGGACTACAGACTGTCCCCTTGGAGAGTACTGTAAATAGTGACATTCAGAAGAATGTGGAGGAAGGTGTTAGTAGACTTCATATAGAAGCAGAAAGCCCTTATAGTACTCCAGAGTCGAGTCCTCCATTGCCCATCACAATCCAACATGAGGCAAAAACATCCAACATGGAAAGTTCTACCGAAACCTTAACAGAGATTGGAGCAAAGCAAGAGCTGATTCCGAAAGGCCCTTGCCATGGACCTTGTCTGATGGACAACAATGCTGAGGAACTTTTTCAAACGACTGAAAACAGACCTGAGGGGGAAAACATGATAGAGCTACACAGAGTGGGAACAAAAGTAAACAGGACTTCTAACAGCAGCAACACACACAGCTCAATGCCTTCCCCTTGTGCCTTGCCTTTAGCTGAATGTAAAGATGAGATTGTGTGTAATGGGGAGCTGGAGACTGAGAACATGGTGACAGAGAAACCTGCAGCATTTAGTATTACCCAGAAAAACCCTGCAGCAAATGGacactgtgtgaatggagaggaTGATAGGGTCAAAGCCTCTCTGAGGCGGCAGGTCTCTACAGCTAGTTGTAGTTCTGCCCAGTTTCACTTGAGGAACTTGCACCATAAGTGGGTGCATGGCCATTCTGGGAGGCAACAGACAGTTAGCAGCCCAGACCAACCCACCAGGAGCCACTTGGATGATGATGGGATGCCAGTCTACACCGATGTTATCCAGCAGCGCCTGCGTCAGATCGAAACTGGGCATCAGCAGGAAGTAGAGATATTGAAGAAGCAAGTGCAGGAGTTGAGGAGCCGGTTGGAGAGCCAGTACCTGAATAGCTCACTACGTTTCAGTGGTGATTATGGGGACGAAGTG ACTTCAATACCCGACTCGGAAAGCAATCTGGATCAGAACTGCTTGTCTCGCTGCAGCACAGAGATTTTCTCTGAAGCCAGCTGGGAGCAGGTGGATAAACAGGACACAGAG GTGACACGATGGCTGCCAGACCACCTAGCTGCACACTGCTATGGCTGTGACAGTACATTCTGGCTTGCCAGCAGGAAGCACCACTGCAG ggacACTGAACGTGTTGATCAAACCTG GAATTGTGGGAATGTGTTTTGCTCCAGTTGCTGTAACCAGAAGGTGCCAGTTCCCAGTCAACAGCTCTTTGAACCCAGCAGAGTCTGCAAATCTTGCTACAGCAGCTTGCATCCCAGTAGTTCCAGCCTTGACCTTGAACTGGATAAACCTATTGCTGCCTCTTCAAATTGA